A region of Lycium barbarum isolate Lr01 chromosome 3, ASM1917538v2, whole genome shotgun sequence DNA encodes the following proteins:
- the LOC132630132 gene encoding E3 ubiquitin-protein ligase SGR9, amyloplastic-like, producing the protein MEKLDHQSPSEITIIMSTLSTFTSHQLSDLTLYISALHHRHHSRIFSLLSSPTLFSLTLHHLHSLSLQQKSLLIAKHLLSKLAIFTHFMHNNTILPPPSTTSMKLRELDAVLLLLLLCELRQHDPEALNLPPSRWRLVLCQYIAKDALKFSSIRGSNREVIMKFIELLAKYKNFVNAMTHAGHGAGGKDRKEVATSVAVVVALPSVEVSGDDGGRECVICKEEMKEGRDVCKLPCHHMFHWICILPWLKKRNTCPCCRFQLPSDDIFAEIRRLWEVVAKMSDSAKFVGNC; encoded by the exons ATGGAAAAATTAGATCATCAAAGTCCCTCAGAAATAACCATAATCATGTCTACACTTTCCACCTTCACTTCTCATCAACTTTCAGATCTAACCCTTTACATCTCCGCCCTCCACCACCGCCATCACAGCCGtattttctctctcctctcttCTCCCACCCTATTTTCTCTCACCTTACACCACCttcactctctctctctacaACAAAAATCACTCCTTATAGCCAAACACCTATTATCTAAACTAGCAATATTCACTCATTTCATGCATAATAATACAATCTTGCCACCACCATCAACCACCTCCATGAAACTCCGGGAATTAGACGCcgttctcctcctcctcctgctCTGTGAACTCCGCCAACATGATCCGGAAGCACTCAATCTCCCTCCATCAAG GTGGCGCCTTGTTCTTTGTCAATACATAGCCAAGGATGCACTAAAATTCTCTAGCATTAGGGGTTCCAACAGAGAAGTCATAATGAAGTTTATTGAGCTGCTAGCAAAGTACAAGAACTTTGTCAATGCCATGACTCATGCAG GTCATGGTGCCGGAGGGAAAGATAGGAAGGAGGTCGCGACGTCGGTGGCGGTAGTGGTGGCGTTGCCGTCAGTGGAAGTGAGCGGCGACGACGGAGGAAGGGAATGTGTTATATGCAAAGAAGAGATGAAAGAAGGAAGAGATGTTTGTAAGTTGCCATGTCATCACATGTTTCATTGGATATGTATATTGCCATGGTTGAAGAAGAGGAACACGTGTCCATGTTGCCGGTTTCAGCTACCGTCCGATGATATTTTCGCCGAGATCCGACGGTTGTGGGAGGTTGTGGCCAAGATGAGTGATAGTGCAAAGTTTGTAGGAAATTGTTAA
- the LOC132630133 gene encoding pentatricopeptide repeat-containing protein At2g37310, whose amino-acid sequence MLVMPVTKSILNRLKNYNNIDYSLYGYLLQLCKEHHLLRQGKQLHARLVLSSTIPNNFLASKLINFYTKTKHLKEAHQVFDEIPERNTFSWNALLIGYSSQNYHVETLKLFSSFLSKNFDVKPDNFTVTCVLKAVSGVLGDSILVKMIHCYVVKNGFDSDVFVSNGLITSYSKTGDMVLAKSVFDEIPERDIVSWNSMISGYSQCGFYDECKGLFREMMNLEGFRPDGVTVVSVLQACAQSNDLILGMEIHRYVIENKIEVDISVFNSIIALYSKCGSLDYARELFEEMSERDEITYGAMISGYMIYGFVDKAINIFREMEKPCLSTWNAVISGLVQNNLYEQALELVCEMQLSGVQPNAVTLSSILPGISELAFAKGGKEVHAYAIKSDCNQNIFVATGVIDTYAKLGFIQLARRVFDHTRDRSVIIWTAIISAYANHGDAKAALDLVNVMLSHCIKPDSVTFTAVLAACAHSGLVEDAWRIFELLAKYGIQPLDEHYACMVGVLSRAGKLSEAVDLIGKMPIEPSARVWGALLNGASIYGDVEVGRFACSRLFEIEPENTGNYTIMANLYSKAGRWEEAQDLRKNMKKFALKKITGSSWMETCQGIKSFRASDESNEEAGEVYGVLERLLGSMRDNGYVMMDELNEETV is encoded by the coding sequence ATGTTAGTTATGCCTGTAACTAAAAGCATCCTTAACAGACTCAAAAACTATAATAATATTGACTACTCATTATATGGCTATCTCTTACAACTATGCAAAGAACATCACCTTCTTCGCCAAGGCAAACAACTCCATGCTCGTCTTGTTCTTTCCTCAACAATCCCCAACAACTTCCTTGCTTCAAAGCTCATCAATTTCTACACAAAAACCAAACACTTAAAAGAAGCCCACCAGGTGTTCGACGAAATACCTGAGAGAAATACATTTTCTTGGAATGCCCTTTTAATTGGTTACTCTTCACAGAACTACCATGTAGAAACACTCAAgttgttttcttcatttttgtctaAGAATTTTGATGTGAAACCTGATAATTTTACGGTTACTTGTGTGTTGAAAGCTGTTTCTGGTGTGCTGGGGGACTCTATTTTGGTTAAAATGATTCATTGTTATGTTGTTAAAAATGGGTTCGATTCGGATGTGTTTGTATCGAATGGTTTGATCACTTCTTATTCAAAGACGGGTGATATGGTATTGGCGAAAAGTGTGTTTGATGAGATTCCTGAAAGGGATATAGTGTCGTGGAATTCAATGATATCGGGTTATTCTCAATGTGGGTTTTACGACGAATGCAAAGGATTATTtagagaaatgatgaatttaGAAGGGTTTAGACCTGATGGGGTCACAGTAGTGAGTGTTTTACAAGCTTGTGCACAGTCGAATGATCTTATTTTGGGAATGGAAATTCATCGTTATGTTATTGAAAACAAGATTGAAGTTGACATTTCAGTTTTTAACTCGATTATTGCTCTGTATTCTAAATGTGGTAGCTTAGACTATGCAAGAGAGCTTTTCGAAGAGATGAGTGAGCGGGATGAGATAACTTATGGTGCAATGATTTCAGGCTACATGATTTATGGATTTGTTGATAAAGCTATTAATATTTTTCGTGAAATGGAGAAACCATGCTTGAGTACTTGGAATGCTGTCATATCGGGTCTAGTTCAGAATAATCTCTACGAACAAGCTTTAGAGTTAGTTTGTGAGATGCAGTTATCAGGTGTCCAACCTAATGCCGTGACTCTCTCAAGTATTCTTCCGGGAATTTCGGAATTAGCATTTGCAAAAGGAGGGAAAGAAGTTCATGCCTATGCCATTAAGAGTGATTGTAATCAAAATATCTTTGTCGCGACTGGAGTTATTGATACCTATGCAAAACTGGGTTTTATACAATTAGCACGACGAGTTTTTGATCACACAAGAGATCGGAGTGTCATTATTTGGACGGCAATTATCTCAGCGTATGCTAACCACGGAGATGCCAAGGCTGCACTTGATCTAGTTAATGTGATGCTGAGTCATTGCATAAAGCCAGATTCTGTCACATTTACTGCTGTACTGGCAGCTTGTGCCCATTCTGGACTGGTTGAGGACGCTTGGAGAATTTTCGAGTTGTTGGCAAAGTATGGAATTCAGCCTTTGGATGAGCATTATGCTTGCATGGTGGGAGTTCTAAGTAGGGCAGGTAAGCTATCTGAAGCAGTTGATTTAATAGGAAAGATGCCAATTGAACCCAGTGCTAGGGTGTGGGGTGCACTCCTTAACGGGGCTTCGATTTATGGTGATGTTGAAGTTGGTAGATTTGCATGTAGTCGTTTGTTTGAAATAGAGCCTGAAAATACTGGAAACTATACCATCATGgcaaatttatactcaaaagcTGGGAGGTGGGAAGAAGCTCAAGATCTTAGGAAGAACATGAAAAAATTTGCATTGAAGAAGATTACTGGTAGTAGTTGGATGGAAACATGTCAAGGCATAAAAAGCTTTAGAGCATCAGATGAATCAAATGAAGAGGCTGGAGAGGTTTATGGGGTATTGGAAAGATTGCTTGGTTCGATGAGGGATAATGGTTACGTGATGATGGATGAACTTAACGAGGAAACCGTGTGA
- the LOC132630224 gene encoding pentatricopeptide repeat-containing protein At3g53360, mitochondrial, which yields MIKWLGSIRNYVNHSIQPFLKNEQSSNDHIIFLCKQKLFKQALEAFELLERNTSYNLYPSTYAQLVSACSSLRSLQYARKIHSHVLASNYQPDMIFHNHLLNMYGKCGSLKDARKVFDEMLERNLVTWTSIIAGYSQNGQENEALSLYFQMRQFGLIPDQFTFGSVIKACSNMNQVELGKQLHGHVIKSEHGSHLIAQNALIAMYTKFSQVNEALTVFSRIKSKDLISWSSMIAGYSQLGYELEALPCLKEMLSQGIYRVNEFVFGSVFNACRSLARAEYGRQIHGLSIKFGLSFDAFAGCAVTDMYARCGWLWSARTAFYQIGNPDLVSWNALIAGFAYGGNPDEAICLFSQMRTLRLTPDDVTVRSLLCAFVSPSALFLGKQVHCYVIKSGFDIEISVSNTLLSMYANCSDLPDAHKIFNEINCKADLVSWNAILTAYLQQRDSGEVFSLFKMMLLSSNKPDHITLVNMLGASGKVASLEVGDQVCCYAMKNGLSEDICVMNALIDMYVKCGHMTSAKKLFDSMKNHDAVSWSSLIVGYAQFGYGEEALDLFQKMRYLAVKPNQVTFVGVLTACSHVGRVKEGWQLFRAMETEFGIVPTKEHCCCVVDMLARAGCIEEAEAFINQMELDPDIVVWKTLLAACKTRNNLDVGKRAAEKILEIDPSNSAAHVLLCNIFASTGSWKDVASLRGLMRQKGVKKVPGQSWIEVKDRIHVFLAEDSMHPERDRIYSMLDELWLQMLDDDYLPIQI from the coding sequence ATGATAAAATGGTTAGGATCAATCCGGAACTATGTTAATCATAGTATCCAGCCTTTTTTGAAGAATGAACAGTCAAGTAATGATCATATAATTTTCCTGTGTAAGCAAAAGTTATTTAAACAAGCTTTAGAGGCATTCGAGTTGTTAGAAAGGAACACATCTTATAATTTGTATCCAAGCACGTATGCACAGCTAGTATCCGCGTGTTCGTCCCTTAGATCCCTGCAATATGCGAGGAAAATTCATAGTCATGTATTAGCATCGAATTATCAGCCAGACATGATTTTTCATAACCATTTGTTGAATATGTATGGTAAATGTGGGTCGTTGAAGGATGCTCGAAAGGTGTTTGACGAAATGCTTGAACGGAATTTGGTAACTTGGACTTCTATAATTGCTGGGTACTCACAAAATGGTCAGGAGAATGAAGCTTTGAGTCTTTACTTTCAAATGCGACAGTTTGGTCTTATACCAGACCAGTTTACATTTGGAAGCGTAATCAAAGCGTGCTCGAATATGAATCAAGTGGAGTTAGGGAAGCAGTTGCATGGCCATGTGATTAAATCGGAACATGGTTCCCACCTTATTGCTCAGAATGCACTGATCGCGATGTATACGAAGTTTAGTCAAGTTAACGAGGCATTGACAGTGTTCTCGCGTATTAAATCGAAGGATTTGATTTCGTGGAGCTCAATGATTGCTGGATATTCACAGCTTGGTTATGAATTAGAAGCTCTGCCCTGCTTGAAAGAGATGCTTAGTCAGGGAATTTACAGAGTGAATGAATTCGTTTTTGGTAGCGTTTTTAATGCCTGTAGAAGTCTTGCACGAGCTGAATATGGAAGACAAATACATGGTTTAAGTATAAAATTCGGGCTTAGTTTTGATGCTTTTGCTGGTTGTGCTGTTACTGACATGTATGCCAGATGTGGATGGTTGTGGTCTGCAAGAACTGCATTCTACCAGATAGGAAATCCCGATCTCGTATCCTGGAATGCTCTGATTGCGGGGTTTGCATATGGAGGTAATCCTGATGAAGCTATATGTCTATTTTCTCAGATGAGAACTTTGAGGTTGACCCCAGATGATGTCACAGTTCGTTCTTTACTTTGTGCCTTTGTAAGTCCATCTGCTCTCTTTCTAGGAAAGCAAGTGCACTGCTATGTTATTAAGAGTGGCTTTGATATAGAGATTTCCGTCTCTAATACATTACTTTCAATGTATGCTAACTGTTCAGATCTTCCGGATGCACATAAAATTTTCAATGAGATAAACTGTAAGGCAGATTTAGTCTCGTGGAATGCCATTCTTACCGCTTATCTACAACAGAGAGATTCTGGAGAAGTCTTCTCATTATTTAAAATGATGCTTCTTTCTTCTAATAAGCCTGATCATATTACATTAGTTAATATGCTTGGGGCTTCTGGAAAAGTAGCCTCGTTGGAAGTAGGAGACCAGGTTTGTTGCTACGCCATGAAAAATGGGCTAAGTGAAGATATTTGTGTCATGAATGCTTTAATTGACATGTATGTGAAATGTGGACATATGACAAGCGCTAAAAAGCTCTTTGATAGTATGAAGAACCATGATGCGGTCTCATGGAGTAGTTTAATAGTGGGGTATGCTCAGTTTGGATACGGAGAAGAAGCTCTGGATCTCTTCCAGAAGATGAGATATTTAGCTGTCAAGCCAAACCAAGTTACCTTTGTCGGTGTTTTGACTGCTTGTAGCCATGTTGGACGAGTAAAAGAAGGCTGGCAATTGTTCAGAGCCATGGAAACGGAGTTTGGTATTGTACCAACTAAAGAGCATTGTTGCTGTGTGGTTGACATGCTTGCCCGAGCTGGCTGCATAGAAGAAGCAGAAGCTTTTATCAATCAAATGGAACTTGATCCTGATATTGTGGTGTGGAAAACTTTGTTAGCTGCTTGTAAGACACGTAACAATCTTGATGTTGGCAAACGAGCTGCAGAGAAAATCTTGGAGATTGATCCCTCGAATTCTGCAGCACATGTGTTACTCTGTAACATTTTTGCTTCTACTGGCAGTTGGAAGGATGTTGCATCACTGAGGGGTCTGATGAGACAAAAAGGTGTCAAAAAGGTTCCAGGTCAAAGCTGGATCGAAGTCAAGGACCGGATCCATGTCTTCTTGGCTGAGGATTCTATGCACCCCGAAAGGGACAGAATATATTCCATGCTAGATGAACTATGGCTACAGATGCTAGATGATGATTATTTGCCCATTCAGATTTAA
- the LOC132630131 gene encoding uncharacterized protein LOC132630131 has product MFPSDQKLPNLQKKNTSKMTFEGNADGKWSEKKMEEDDSLRTVECLRGRLLAERVASRNAKEEADIIANKLIELENKLREETKSRNKAEKKLIFLLKKLESKNISYNISDEISVTSTDKIQNSQDTECQESVGSTKSCYENVENNNRLELIEKRSKYEENSINLEKDASQMSTSSQDNNENSSAKDRSVKSSEFEFSKSDSTSLKSSVEEEEKNGGNQEDNSLALVPMDIPKTKQTIDPIVLDATVREVLDALRHAKEKIQTQMQRSQMIKSS; this is encoded by the exons ATGTTTCCCTCTGATCAAAAGTTAccaaatttacaaaaaaaaaatacttcgAAGATGACCTTTGAAGGAAATGCAGATGGAAAATGGAG tgagAAGAAAATGGAAGAAGATGATAGTTTGAGAACTGTGGAATGTCTAAGAGGAAGATTGCTTGCTGAAAGAGTGGCTTCAAGAAATGCAAAAGAAGAGGCAGATATTATAGCAAACAAG CTGATTGAACTGGAGAATAAGTTGAGAGAGGAGACTAAATCAAGAAACAAAGCTGAGAAGAAGCTTATATTTCTATTAAAGAAGCTTGAATCCAAGAATATATCTTATAATATTTCAGATGAAATATCAGTAACATCTACAGATAAAATACAAAATTCACAAGACACTGAGTGTCAAGAATCTGTTGGGAGTACAAAATCTTGCTATGAAAATGTTGAAAACAACAATCGTTTAGAGCTCATTGAGAAGAGATCAAAATATGAAGAAAACTCAATCAATTTAGAGAAGGATGCTTCACAAATGAGTACTTCTAGCCAAGATAATAATGAGAATTCTTCAGCAAAAGACCGTTCAGTAAAATCAAGTGAATTTGAATTCTCAAAGTCAGATTCCACTAG TTTGAAATCTTCAGTTGAGGAGGAAGAGAAAAATGGAGGAAATCAAGAGGACAATTCATTGGCATTAGTTCCTATGGATATTCCAAAGACAAAGCAAACTATTGATCCAATTGTTCTTGATGCTACAGTGAGAGAAGTTCTTGATGCACTGAGGCATGCTAAAGAGAAAATTCAGACTCAAATGCAGAGAAGCCAAATGATTAAATCTAGTTAA